One Primulina huaijiensis isolate GDHJ02 chromosome 8, ASM1229523v2, whole genome shotgun sequence genomic region harbors:
- the LOC140982210 gene encoding probable arabinosyltransferase ARAD1, translating into MQKSINRTLICFSLCIPLLFGSLLLAGTLDYKSQFLSFLPQLNNASPCGAQSPPLRVYMYDLPPRFNVGLMDPTFPDNVLVAASNLPMWRWNDGLRKQHSVEYWMMASLLYEGDDESGSTREAVRVRDPELADVFFVPFFSSLSFNIHVRNMAELNTVDEQLQLEMVNILTASDHWKRSGGRDHVIPLHHPNAFRQYRDQVNASIFIVADFGRIMNISRLSKDVVAPYPHMIESYIREDHEDPFEARKTLLFFRGRTKRKDEGKIRAQLHKMLMEMKDVIYEEGSASEEGFKASAEQMRSSKFCLHPAGDTPSSCRLFDAIVSHCIPVIVSDRLELPFESEIDYKEFSIFFSVDEALKPGYMIDGLRGISKEKWTKMWLQLRSISHHFEFQYPPKKDDSVNMIWRQVKNKVPAVKLALHRSRRLKIPDWWR; encoded by the exons ATGCAAAAATCGATAAACAGGACCCTGATATGCTTTTCGCTATGCATTCCGCTACTCTTCGGTTCGTTACTCCTCGCCGGGACTCTCGATTACAAATCCCAGTTCCTATCTTTCTTGCCCCAGCTCAATAATGCTTCGCCCTGCGGAGCTCAATCACCACCTCTCCGCGTGTACATGTACGATTTGCCTCCGCGTTTTAATGTGGGATTGATGGACCCCACTTTCCCAGACAATGTGTTGGTGGCTGCATCGAATTTGCCGATGTGGAGGTGGAACGATGGGCTTAGGAAACAGCACAGCGTGGAGTATTGGATGATGGCTTCGCTTTTGTACGAGGGGGACGATGAATCGGGTTCCACCCGGGAAGCGGTTCGTGTTAGGGATCCAGAGTTAGCTGATGTGTTTTTCGTGCCTTTCTTTTCCTCCCTTAGTTTCAATATTCATGTGCGGAATATGGCCGAGCTGAATACTGTTGATGAGCAGCTACAG CTCGAGATGGTAAATATTCTAACAGCATCGGATCACTGGAAAAGGTCCGGTGGACGAGATCATGTTATTCCCCTTCATCATCCAAATGCTTTCAGACAGTACCGGGATCAAGTTAATGCTTCCATTTTCATCGTAGCTGATTTTGGTCGCATCATGAACATTTCTCGACTATCAAAAGATGTTGTTGCTCCCTATCCACATATGATAGAATCATATATCAGGGAAGACCACGAGGACCCATTTGAGGCTCGAAAGACACTTCTCTTCTTTCGCGGGAGGACTAAGAGGAAGGAT GAAGGAAAAATTCGTGCGCAACTGCATAAGATGTTAATGGAAATGAAAGACGTAATCTACGAGGAGGGCAGTGCTTCGGAAGAAGGTTTTAAAGCT TCTGCTGAACAAATGCGTTCATCGAAATTTTGCCTACACCCTGCGGGTGATACTCCATCATCTTGCCGTCTATTTGATGCCATTGTGAGTCACTGCATTCCTGTAATTGTGAGTGACAGACTCGAGCTACCCTTTGAAAGCGAAATAGACTACAAAGAGTTCTCAATCTTCTTCTCAGTGGACGAGGCTCTGAAACCAGGCTACATGATTGATGGGCTCAGGGGCATTTCAAAAGAGAAATGGACGAAAATGTGGCTGCAGCTTAGAAGCATTTCTCATCACTTTGAGTTTCAATACCCACCAAAGAAGGATGATTCGGTCAATATGATTTGGAGACAGGTGAAGAATAAGGTTCCTGCGGTTAAGCTTGCTTTACACAGAAGTAGGCGGCTGAAAATACCAGATTGGTGGAGATAG